A genomic stretch from Rhodobacterales bacterium HKCCA1288 includes:
- a CDS encoding LysE family translocator produces the protein MTITLAQMALYAGALFVLFLTPGPVWLALTARTLAHGMRGAFPLMLGVALGDTAWSVLALVGLAWIVASYDWVMEALRWLAVVVFVGMGVMLIRHAGHQISADSRLNRKGVWAGFIAGLAVILANPKAILFYMGMLPGFFDLSTITATDIALIGAISMFVPLVGNTFFALFVDRARRLVTNPVALTRINKIAGGLLILVAIAIAVFNR, from the coding sequence ATGACAATAACGCTGGCCCAAATGGCGCTCTATGCGGGCGCGCTTTTCGTGCTTTTTCTCACCCCTGGCCCTGTGTGGTTGGCCTTGACCGCGCGCACATTGGCACATGGGATGCGCGGGGCGTTTCCCCTGATGCTTGGTGTGGCACTAGGCGATACTGCATGGTCAGTTCTGGCCTTGGTCGGGCTTGCATGGATTGTCGCAAGCTATGATTGGGTGATGGAGGCGCTGCGTTGGCTCGCTGTGGTTGTTTTTGTAGGTATGGGGGTCATGCTGATCCGTCATGCAGGCCACCAAATCAGCGCTGATAGCCGCCTTAATCGCAAAGGGGTCTGGGCAGGATTCATTGCAGGCCTTGCGGTGATTTTAGCCAACCCCAAAGCGATTTTGTTCTACATGGGGATGCTACCGGGGTTCTTTGATCTCAGCACGATTACCGCGACCGATATCGCGCTGATTGGGGCCATCTCCATGTTTGTGCCATTGGTTGGAAATACGTTTTTTGCGCTTTTTGTGGATCGTGCGCGCCGCCTTGTGACGAACCCAGTGGCGCTGACACGGATCAACAAGATCGCGGGCGGCCTGTTGATCTTGGTGGCCATAGCGATTGCGGTGTTCAACCGCTAA
- the gyrB gene encoding DNA topoisomerase (ATP-hydrolyzing) subunit B yields MAENAPAPQEYGADSIKVLKGLEAVRKRPGMYIGDTDDGSGLHHMVYEVVDNGIDEALAGHATQVSVKIHADNSVSVRDNGRGIPVDMHAEEGVSAAEVIMTQLHAGGKFDQNSYKVSGGLHGVGVSVVNALSDWLELRIWRNGKEHYAKFERGETVEHLRVVGDSDGEKGTEVRFLASLTTFSNLDYSFKTLETRLRELAFLNSGVKIVLEDERPAEPLRSEMVYEGGVREFVKYIDRSKSGMLEDPIFMSGERDGIGVEVAMWWNDSYHENVLPFTNNIPQRDGGTHLAGFRGALTRTINHYANTSGIAKREKVNFTGDDAREGLTCVLSVKVPDPKFSSQTKDKLVSSEVRPAVENLVNEKLGEWFEEHPQEARNIVGKIVEAALAREAARKARELTRRKTAMDVASLPGKLADCQEKDPAKSELFLVEGDSAGGSAKQGRSRHNQAVLPLRGKILNVERARFDRMLSSQEIGTLITALGTGIGRDEFDLSKLRYHKIVIMTDADVDGAHIRTLLLTFFFRQMPQIIEAGNLFIAQPPLYKVARGKSEVYLKDQAALEDYLIQMGVDGAVLRMPSGEEIAGADLARVVEGARAFRRVLEAFPTHYPRHILEQAALAGGFDQDRLNSDLQGVADQIAARLDLVAVEYERGWQGRITQDHGIRLSRVLRGVEEIRNLDGAVLRSGEARKLSSVSAETREIFAKPAHLARKERNQIIHGPTELLDAILAEGEKGLTLQRYKGLGEMNPSQLWETTLDPEARTLLQVKIDDLADADDIFTKLMGDVVEPRREFIQANALSVENLDF; encoded by the coding sequence ATGGCCGAAAACGCGCCCGCGCCGCAGGAATACGGCGCAGATTCTATCAAAGTTCTCAAAGGCTTAGAGGCGGTTCGTAAGCGTCCCGGTATGTATATCGGTGACACTGATGATGGCTCTGGCCTGCACCATATGGTGTATGAGGTTGTCGATAACGGCATTGACGAGGCATTGGCAGGTCACGCCACGCAAGTATCCGTCAAAATTCATGCCGATAATTCGGTTTCCGTGCGCGATAATGGCCGTGGTATCCCTGTGGATATGCATGCTGAGGAAGGCGTATCTGCTGCCGAAGTGATTATGACCCAGTTGCACGCAGGCGGCAAATTCGACCAGAACTCCTATAAGGTGTCTGGCGGTCTGCATGGTGTCGGCGTGTCGGTTGTAAACGCCCTTTCCGATTGGCTGGAACTGCGCATTTGGCGCAATGGCAAAGAGCATTACGCCAAGTTTGAACGTGGCGAAACGGTCGAGCATTTGCGCGTTGTTGGGGACTCCGATGGTGAAAAGGGCACGGAAGTGCGTTTTCTCGCCTCGCTGACCACATTTTCGAACTTGGACTATAGTTTCAAAACCCTAGAGACGCGTCTGCGTGAATTGGCGTTTTTGAACTCGGGCGTGAAAATCGTGCTTGAGGATGAACGCCCCGCCGAACCTTTGCGCAGCGAGATGGTCTATGAGGGCGGTGTGCGCGAATTCGTGAAATATATCGACCGCTCCAAATCAGGAATGTTGGAAGATCCAATTTTTATGTCGGGCGAGCGCGATGGCATCGGCGTTGAGGTCGCGATGTGGTGGAATGACAGCTATCATGAGAACGTGCTGCCCTTCACCAATAACATCCCACAACGTGATGGCGGCACGCATTTGGCAGGTTTTCGTGGTGCGCTGACCCGCACGATCAATCACTACGCCAATACATCGGGTATCGCTAAGCGCGAAAAGGTTAATTTCACCGGCGATGATGCGCGCGAGGGGCTGACCTGCGTGTTATCTGTCAAAGTGCCTGATCCAAAATTCTCAAGCCAGACCAAGGACAAATTGGTGTCCTCAGAAGTGCGCCCTGCGGTGGAGAATTTGGTCAACGAAAAGCTTGGCGAATGGTTTGAAGAACATCCCCAAGAGGCCCGTAATATCGTGGGCAAGATTGTCGAAGCGGCTTTGGCCCGCGAAGCTGCGCGTAAAGCGCGCGAGTTGACCCGCCGCAAAACGGCAATGGATGTGGCCAGCCTGCCCGGTAAATTGGCGGATTGTCAGGAAAAAGATCCCGCCAAATCTGAATTGTTCTTGGTCGAGGGCGACAGCGCCGGCGGTTCCGCCAAACAGGGCCGGTCGCGGCACAATCAGGCGGTTCTGCCTCTGCGCGGGAAAATCCTTAACGTGGAGCGCGCGCGCTTTGATCGCATGTTGTCAAGCCAAGAGATCGGCACGCTGATCACCGCGCTTGGCACAGGCATCGGGCGGGACGAGTTTGACCTATCAAAACTGCGCTACCACAAGATCGTCATCATGACGGATGCCGATGTTGATGGCGCGCATATCCGTACTCTGTTGTTGACCTTCTTCTTCCGCCAGATGCCGCAGATCATTGAGGCGGGAAATCTCTTTATTGCGCAGCCACCGCTTTACAAGGTCGCGCGCGGTAAATCCGAGGTCTATTTAAAAGATCAAGCAGCGCTTGAGGATTACCTTATCCAAATGGGCGTTGATGGCGCGGTTCTGCGTATGCCTTCTGGCGAAGAAATTGCAGGCGCAGATTTAGCGCGTGTTGTTGAGGGCGCGCGTGCCTTCCGCCGTGTTCTTGAGGCCTTCCCAACCCATTATCCCCGTCACATCCTTGAACAGGCCGCGCTTGCGGGCGGCTTTGATCAAGACCGCTTGAACAGCGATCTTCAGGGTGTTGCGGATCAAATCGCGGCGCGCCTTGATTTGGTCGCCGTGGAATACGAGCGCGGATGGCAAGGGCGTATCACCCAAGATCATGGGATCCGCCTTAGCCGCGTTTTGCGCGGGGTGGAGGAAATCAGAAACCTTGATGGTGCGGTTCTGCGGTCTGGCGAGGCGCGCAAGCTCTCCTCCGTCAGCGCCGAAACACGCGAGATTTTTGCAAAGCCAGCGCATCTTGCCCGTAAAGAACGCAACCAGATCATCCATGGCCCGACCGAATTGCTGGATGCCATTTTGGCGGAGGGTGAAAAGGGCCTGACCCTGCAACGCTATAAAGGTTTGGGTGAGATGAACCCAAGCCAGCTGTGGGAAACCACCCTCGATCCAGAGGCGCGCACCTTGTTGCAGGTCAAAATTGACGATCTGGCCGATGCGGATGACATTTTCACCAAACTGATGGGCGATGTCGTAGAACCCCGCCGCGAATTCATCCAAGCCAACGCTCTGAGTGTTGAGAATTTAGATTTCTAA
- a CDS encoding hemerythrin domain-containing protein yields MTEIDHLALAHREGLPDALRILLQDYPRETWQAHPNFGGLVAFWLDRHLMFRRLDAMLTDAVQQALDRNNDPQNFARNLSRFGGMLLEQLHGHHMIEDQHYFPLLVQKEPKLERGFDILDRDHHALDPLLTDFATAANGAITGALAGKGPDAMAPLEREMARLSRLLDRHLQDEEELVVPVILKFGPSGLDG; encoded by the coding sequence ATGACTGAGATAGATCATCTTGCATTGGCCCACCGCGAGGGCCTGCCCGATGCGCTGCGCATTCTGTTGCAGGATTACCCGCGCGAGACATGGCAAGCGCATCCAAATTTTGGAGGCTTGGTCGCATTCTGGTTGGATCGCCACCTTATGTTCCGCAGACTTGACGCCATGTTGACCGATGCAGTGCAACAGGCGCTAGATCGCAATAATGATCCGCAAAACTTTGCGCGCAACCTGTCGCGCTTTGGTGGGATGCTTCTTGAGCAATTGCACGGCCATCACATGATCGAAGATCAGCATTATTTTCCGTTGCTTGTGCAAAAAGAGCCCAAACTTGAACGTGGTTTTGATATTCTTGACCGTGACCACCACGCGCTTGATCCGCTGTTGACGGATTTTGCTACGGCAGCAAATGGGGCGATTACGGGCGCGCTTGCGGGTAAAGGGCCAGATGCAATGGCCCCTCTTGAACGAGAGATGGCCCGCCTGTCCCGTCTGTTAGATCGACATTTACAAGATGAAGAAGAACTGGTGGTTCCCGTCATTCTAAAATTCGGCCCTTCGGGCCTAGACGGATAA
- a CDS encoding queuosine precursor transporter gives MKSSYLPGILAMAAIVLASNILVQFLFGNWLTWGAFTYPLAFLVTDIMNRVYGVAAARRVVFAGFVTGVICSLIGTQIMGEFGPLVTLRIALGSGLAFLVAQLMDVAIFDRLRAGAWWRAPVVSTLVGSSLDTALFFTIAFSASLSFLEPANDVSWAGDILPILGHGPEAPLWVSLAIADWLVKLALALIALVPFRLITRKVLAQVA, from the coding sequence ATGAAATCTTCCTATCTTCCTGGCATCCTTGCCATGGCGGCCATCGTTTTGGCCTCAAATATCCTTGTGCAGTTTCTATTCGGCAATTGGCTGACATGGGGTGCCTTTACCTATCCACTGGCCTTTTTGGTCACTGACATCATGAACCGCGTCTATGGTGTCGCAGCCGCGCGGCGCGTTGTGTTTGCGGGTTTTGTGACGGGCGTGATCTGCTCTCTGATCGGCACGCAAATCATGGGCGAGTTTGGGCCATTGGTGACGTTGCGTATTGCTCTTGGTTCTGGCCTTGCGTTCCTCGTGGCGCAGTTGATGGATGTGGCCATATTTGACCGCCTGCGCGCAGGCGCATGGTGGCGCGCGCCTGTCGTCTCGACCTTGGTTGGGTCTAGCCTTGATACCGCGCTGTTCTTCACCATCGCGTTTTCAGCAAGCCTCAGCTTCCTTGAACCTGCCAATGATGTCTCTTGGGCGGGCGATATCTTGCCCATCTTGGGCCACGGCCCCGAAGCGCCGCTGTGGGTATCCCTTGCCATTGCTGACTGGTTGGTCAAGCTCGCGCTCGCGCTGATCGCACTTGTGCCATTCCGCTTGATTACCCGCAAAGTTTTGGCACAGGTTGCGTAA
- a CDS encoding aspartate/tyrosine/aromatic aminotransferase codes for MFETLTAPEADKIIRLMGIFAADPRPEKIDLGVGVYRNGQGQTPIMAAVKEAERRIWDAQNSKSYVSLAGDKAYLEAVEELLFSTRGAKATIATPGGTGALRQCFEALKYLRPNLTVWLPEPTWPNHASILRYLGLQVQTYRFRDEATGGLDHAGLMADLAQVAQGDAVVIHGCCHNPTGIEPTPDTWREIAITLAKRGALPVIDMAYLGFGSGIEQDRAGLDVICTECPEVLVGFSASKSFGLYRDRVGAVLAQCHSPAIQSEMQGLLTWLNRQNYAFPPDHGARVVQVILDDPELRANWVAELSAMRQEIDANRQCFANDLRQHQMGRLADQIAEQRGMFSLLGLSPNDVRQLRETRGIYLVEDSRINLAAMTPTASRIVAEAISALAQAGQSA; via the coding sequence ATGTTTGAAACGCTGACCGCCCCCGAAGCTGATAAAATCATCCGTCTGATGGGAATTTTTGCAGCTGATCCGCGCCCTGAAAAAATCGACCTTGGCGTAGGGGTCTACAGAAACGGCCAAGGACAGACCCCAATCATGGCAGCGGTCAAAGAGGCCGAGCGGCGGATTTGGGACGCACAGAACAGCAAATCCTACGTCTCGCTTGCAGGCGATAAGGCCTATCTTGAGGCGGTCGAAGAGTTGCTATTTTCCACGCGCGGGGCCAAAGCCACGATTGCAACACCTGGTGGAACGGGGGCGTTGCGCCAATGTTTTGAGGCGCTCAAATATCTGCGCCCAAACCTGACGGTATGGCTGCCAGAACCAACATGGCCCAACCACGCCTCAATCCTGCGCTATTTGGGTCTGCAGGTTCAGACCTATCGCTTCCGCGATGAGGCAACAGGCGGGTTGGATCACGCAGGCCTGATGGCGGATCTGGCACAAGTGGCACAAGGGGATGCCGTGGTCATCCACGGTTGCTGTCACAATCCAACGGGGATTGAACCAACCCCAGACACATGGCGCGAGATCGCCATTACACTGGCCAAGCGCGGGGCCTTGCCCGTGATTGACATGGCCTATCTGGGATTTGGCAGTGGGATAGAACAAGATCGCGCGGGTTTAGATGTGATCTGCACTGAATGCCCTGAAGTTTTGGTGGGGTTTTCCGCCTCTAAATCCTTTGGGCTGTATCGGGATCGCGTGGGTGCGGTTCTGGCTCAATGCCACAGCCCTGCCATTCAATCTGAGATGCAAGGCTTGCTGACATGGCTTAATCGCCAGAATTATGCCTTTCCCCCAGATCATGGGGCGCGGGTGGTGCAAGTGATTTTGGATGATCCCGAACTGCGTGCCAACTGGGTGGCCGAGCTATCGGCGATGCGCCAAGAGATTGACGCGAACCGCCAATGCTTTGCCAATGATTTGCGTCAGCACCAAATGGGTCGCCTCGCAGATCAAATCGCGGAACAACGCGGGATGTTCTCGCTGCTGGGCCTCAGCCCCAATGACGTGCGTCAGTTGCGCGAAACGCGGGGGATTTATCTGGTTGAGGACAGCCGCATCAATCTTGCAGCAATGACACCCACGGCCAGCCGCATCGTGGCCGAAGCCATTTCAGCGCTTGCACAAGCTGGGCAATCAGCATAG
- a CDS encoding GNAT family N-acetyltransferase yields MSLIKAGTKVPYRVTFLRMTARPDTQTALPQDITLERAMDPPLWYFFAIYDAVGRDYEWVDQHNRPEAELRAYLESPLVELWVAKRGGVPQGFFMLDFTDPPICDLAYFGLMPNAVGQGLGRALLNQALAQAWDGAGVTSVTINTCTLDHPRALALYQSAGFVAERFDDRSRILTRDRDTSLHPA; encoded by the coding sequence ATGAGCCTGATTAAGGCAGGAACCAAGGTTCCCTATCGCGTCACTTTTTTGCGTATGACCGCGCGGCCTGATACCCAAACCGCGCTGCCCCAAGACATCACGCTTGAGCGCGCTATGGATCCGCCCCTTTGGTATTTTTTTGCGATCTATGACGCGGTGGGACGCGATTACGAATGGGTAGATCAACATAATCGCCCCGAGGCTGAACTGCGCGCCTATCTCGAAAGCCCCTTGGTCGAGCTGTGGGTCGCCAAACGTGGCGGCGTGCCGCAAGGGTTTTTCATGCTTGATTTCACCGACCCGCCGATCTGCGATCTGGCCTATTTTGGCCTTATGCCAAATGCCGTTGGCCAAGGGTTGGGCCGCGCCCTTCTGAACCAAGCATTGGCGCAAGCATGGGATGGCGCAGGCGTCACATCCGTCACAATAAACACCTGCACGCTTGACCATCCGCGTGCACTGGCGCTCTATCAATCGGCGGGTTTCGTGGCTGAGCGGTTCGACGATCGCAGTCGCATCCTGACCCGCGACAGAGACACATCGCTTCACCCTGCCTAA
- the sseA gene encoding 3-mercaptopyruvate sulfurtransferase, whose amino-acid sequence MTDDPKTLVSTEWLAAHLSDPDLRILDASWYLPDMNRDARAEYDAGHIPGARFFDIDEISDTQSALPHMAPPSEKFMSRMRAMGVGDGHQVVVYDGAGIFSAARVWWLFRLMGKTDIAVLDGGLKKWKAEGRPLEDMAPILRDRHMTAQRQANLVKDVTQVAAAVKLRDWQIVDARGPARFRGEEPEPRAGLRAGHIPGALNVHYATLLNSDGTMKKGEALRAAFTDQGVDLERRIITSCGSGVTAAILSLGLEILGHRDHALYDGSWAEWGQFDQLKVETG is encoded by the coding sequence ATGACTGATGATCCTAAAACCCTTGTCTCAACCGAATGGCTTGCGGCCCATCTGTCGGATCCTGACCTGCGGATTTTGGATGCATCTTGGTATTTGCCCGATATGAACCGCGATGCCCGCGCGGAATATGACGCGGGCCATATTCCCGGTGCTCGTTTCTTTGATATTGACGAGATTAGCGACACCCAATCTGCCTTGCCCCATATGGCACCACCCTCTGAGAAATTCATGTCGCGGATGCGCGCGATGGGTGTGGGTGATGGGCATCAGGTCGTGGTCTATGACGGGGCGGGCATATTTTCAGCCGCCCGCGTGTGGTGGCTTTTCCGCCTGATGGGCAAAACGGACATCGCCGTTCTTGATGGAGGATTAAAAAAATGGAAGGCCGAGGGTCGCCCCTTGGAGGATATGGCACCAATCCTGCGCGACCGCCACATGACCGCACAACGCCAAGCAAATTTGGTCAAGGATGTGACCCAAGTCGCTGCTGCCGTGAAATTGCGCGATTGGCAGATTGTTGATGCGCGCGGCCCCGCGCGGTTCCGCGGTGAGGAACCTGAACCGCGGGCAGGACTGCGCGCTGGCCATATTCCAGGCGCATTGAACGTGCATTATGCCACGCTGCTCAATTCCGATGGCACCATGAAAAAAGGCGAGGCTTTGCGCGCCGCTTTTACCGATCAAGGCGTTGATCTGGAGCGGCGGATTATCACAAGCTGCGGCTCTGGCGTAACGGCGGCTATTTTGTCCTTGGGGCTAGAGATCCTTGGGCATCGCGATCATGCGCTTTATGATGGATCTTGGGCCGAATGGGGCCAATTCGATCAGCTGAAAGTTGAGACGGGATGA
- the smpB gene encoding SsrA-binding protein SmpB: protein MAKKDENKNYKVIAENRRARFDYAIESDLEVGIVLQGSEVKSLRQGQSNIADSYAAVEDGELWLVAAYIAPYAQAKTWGHEERRKRKLLCSKREVARLWNASQREGMTLVPLVMYFNDRGIVKLKIGIAKGKKVADKRETSAKRDWNRQKQRILKQNG from the coding sequence ATGGCAAAGAAAGACGAAAATAAAAACTACAAGGTCATTGCTGAGAACCGCCGCGCGCGGTTTGACTATGCTATTGAATCTGACCTTGAGGTTGGAATCGTCTTGCAAGGCTCCGAGGTGAAGTCACTGCGCCAAGGCCAATCCAATATCGCCGACAGCTATGCGGCGGTTGAGGATGGCGAATTGTGGTTGGTGGCCGCCTATATCGCACCATATGCCCAAGCCAAAACTTGGGGTCATGAAGAGCGGCGCAAACGCAAACTTCTTTGCTCGAAGCGGGAGGTCGCGCGTCTTTGGAACGCCTCGCAACGCGAAGGCATGACCCTTGTGCCCTTGGTCATGTATTTCAACGATCGTGGCATTGTGAAGCTCAAGATTGGTATCGCCAAAGGTAAAAAAGTCGCCGATAAGCGCGAAACCAGCGCCAAGCGTGATTGGAACCGCCAAAAGCAGCGGATTCTTAAACAAAACGGGTAA
- a CDS encoding 4-hydroxy-tetrahydrodipicolinate synthase, producing MFKGSMPALVTPFTNGAVDFGTLEKLVEWQITEGSHGLVPVGTTGESPTLSHEEHEAVIKAVVKTAAGRVPVIAGAGSNNTVEALRFVQFAKDVGAEAALVVTPYYNKPTQRGMIAHFEALNEVGIPIIIYNIPPRSVVDMMPDTMGALAKLPNIIGVKDATGDLSRVPKQRITCGTDFVQLSGEDATAIGFNAQGGVGCISVTANVAPALCAAMQEATLRGDYAAALEYQDKLMPLHEAIFLEPGVAGAKYGLSLLGRANDEVRLPLTTLSDATKARIKSAMQHAGLIA from the coding sequence ATGTTCAAAGGCTCTATGCCCGCATTGGTAACGCCGTTCACAAACGGCGCTGTTGATTTCGGCACGCTTGAAAAACTCGTGGAGTGGCAGATCACTGAAGGCAGCCACGGGCTTGTGCCTGTTGGCACCACAGGCGAAAGCCCAACCCTGAGCCATGAAGAACATGAGGCCGTGATCAAGGCGGTTGTGAAAACCGCCGCAGGGCGCGTGCCCGTTATTGCAGGGGCAGGATCCAACAACACAGTCGAGGCATTGCGCTTTGTGCAATTCGCCAAGGATGTGGGGGCGGAGGCCGCTTTGGTGGTAACACCCTATTACAACAAGCCCACGCAAAGAGGCATGATTGCCCATTTCGAGGCATTAAATGAAGTCGGCATTCCGATCATTATTTATAACATTCCACCCCGCTCTGTGGTGGATATGATGCCTGATACGATGGGCGCACTCGCCAAGTTGCCAAATATTATCGGGGTGAAGGATGCCACTGGTGATCTCAGCCGTGTGCCCAAGCAACGCATTACCTGTGGCACGGATTTCGTGCAGTTGTCAGGTGAGGATGCCACTGCGATAGGCTTTAACGCACAAGGCGGCGTGGGCTGTATTTCCGTCACAGCGAATGTTGCGCCCGCGCTCTGTGCCGCGATGCAAGAGGCAACTCTCCGCGGCGATTATGCGGCAGCGCTTGAATATCAAGACAAGCTCATGCCGCTGCATGAGGCCATTTTCCTTGAGCCAGGTGTCGCTGGTGCAAAATATGGGCTGTCTCTGTTGGGGCGCGCAAATGATGAGGTGCGGCTGCCATTGACCACGCTGAGCGATGCGACAAAAGCGCGGATCAAATCGGCCATGCAGCACGCGGGTCTGATCGCCTGA
- a CDS encoding lytic transglycosylase domain-containing protein translates to MPIRAALAQSPLSEAIAAATERDFERARALQSGLADAVARDVVQWVILRAQGGTAAEYPDFLERRSDWPGLPYLHQQGEGAMAEGGSPDQVIAYFGGAMPLTTDGLRGLLAAHEARGNNTAYQQVLREAWVTMPLSRDLVADLLARHRSDLAALNFARLDMLLWEGETALAEQMMAEVESGARALAVARLALRAGRSDGINALIDAVPAQYADDAGLAFERFRWRMEAGLWDGAREMMLARSTSQDGLGRPEYWSWRRASLARDVMREGDFAQAYQLAAPHFLSPERDASDYAELEWLAGYNALKSGNAARALTHFEAMRSVVDSPISSGRAGYWIGRAHEALGNTEAARSAYAYGAEFQSSFYGQLAAERGGFPQDEGFLGREQFGDWRQASFANSSVFHAALLLHQAGEGDLAERFMTHLTESLSRAEAGALAQFALELREPHYAVMIAKRAALDGHEIMPAYFPVTDLASADLGFDPAFVLSIARRESEFNPTVISPAGARGLMQVMPRTAQSEARRQGIAYEEQRLLSDPAYNARLGAGYLQYLSEDFGTNPVLLAVAYNAGPSRATAWIERFGDPRDPSVDIVDWIEAVPFTETRNYIMRVTESLQIYEARLTGALQRPHLSELLQRR, encoded by the coding sequence ATGCCAATTCGCGCTGCGTTGGCCCAAAGCCCCCTCAGCGAGGCAATCGCGGCGGCAACAGAGCGCGATTTTGAGCGTGCGCGCGCGCTTCAATCGGGTCTGGCTGACGCTGTTGCCCGCGATGTTGTGCAATGGGTTATTTTGCGCGCCCAAGGGGGCACAGCGGCAGAATACCCCGATTTTCTAGAGCGCCGTAGCGATTGGCCAGGTCTGCCATATCTTCACCAACAAGGTGAGGGGGCCATGGCCGAGGGGGGCAGCCCTGATCAGGTTATTGCCTATTTTGGCGGTGCTATGCCCCTGACCACCGATGGGCTGCGCGGTTTGTTGGCGGCCCATGAGGCGCGTGGAAACAACACAGCCTATCAACAAGTGCTGCGTGAGGCTTGGGTGACCATGCCACTGTCCCGCGATTTGGTTGCAGATCTCTTGGCGCGGCATCGTTCGGATCTAGCCGCGCTGAATTTTGCGCGGCTTGATATGTTGCTCTGGGAGGGTGAAACCGCCCTTGCCGAGCAGATGATGGCCGAAGTGGAGAGTGGGGCGCGTGCCTTGGCGGTGGCGCGTTTGGCCCTTCGGGCTGGGCGCAGTGATGGGATCAATGCGCTGATTGATGCTGTTCCAGCACAATATGCAGATGATGCGGGGCTTGCTTTTGAGCGGTTTCGATGGCGCATGGAGGCGGGGCTTTGGGATGGCGCGCGTGAGATGATGTTGGCGCGCTCAACCTCGCAAGACGGATTGGGTCGCCCTGAATATTGGTCGTGGCGGCGTGCCTCATTGGCCCGCGATGTGATGCGCGAAGGGGATTTTGCGCAGGCCTATCAATTGGCCGCGCCGCATTTCCTCTCGCCCGAACGCGATGCAAGCGATTACGCGGAATTGGAATGGTTGGCAGGATATAATGCCCTGAAATCTGGCAATGCCGCCCGCGCCTTGACCCATTTTGAGGCTATGAGATCGGTTGTAGATTCACCCATTTCGTCAGGGCGTGCGGGCTATTGGATTGGGCGCGCGCATGAGGCCTTGGGCAACACAGAGGCGGCCCGTTCTGCCTATGCCTATGGCGCTGAATTCCAATCGAGTTTTTATGGTCAATTGGCCGCAGAGCGCGGAGGTTTCCCGCAAGATGAAGGGTTCCTAGGCCGCGAGCAATTTGGCGATTGGCGGCAGGCTTCCTTTGCGAATTCTTCGGTGTTTCACGCGGCGTTGTTGTTACATCAGGCCGGCGAGGGGGATTTGGCGGAACGCTTTATGACCCATTTGACCGAAAGCCTGAGCCGTGCCGAGGCAGGTGCGCTGGCCCAATTCGCGCTTGAACTGCGCGAGCCGCATTATGCGGTCATGATTGCAAAACGCGCGGCTTTGGATGGGCATGAGATCATGCCTGCCTATTTCCCCGTGACCGATTTGGCATCGGCAGATTTGGGGTTTGACCCTGCTTTTGTTCTGTCAATCGCGCGGCGCGAGTCTGAGTTTAACCCCACAGTTATCAGCCCTGCAGGGGCGCGCGGTTTGATGCAGGTGATGCCGCGAACCGCCCAATCCGAGGCGCGCCGACAAGGCATTGCTTATGAAGAGCAGCGCTTGCTGAGCGACCCCGCCTATAACGCGCGGCTTGGCGCGGGATATTTGCAATATCTTAGCGAAGATTTCGGGACGAACCCCGTGCTTTTGGCTGTCGCCTATAATGCGGGGCCTTCACGCGCGACCGCTTGGATCGAGCGATTTGGTGATCCGCGCGATCCCTCCGTTGATATTGTGGATTGGATCGAAGCCGTGCCTTTTACTGAAACGCGCAATTACATCATGCGCGTCACGGAGAGCCTTCAGATTTACGAGGCGCGTCTGACGGGGGCGTTGCAGCGTCCGCATTTGTCGGAACTGCTGCAACGGCGTTGA